Proteins co-encoded in one Euleptes europaea isolate rEulEur1 chromosome 1, rEulEur1.hap1, whole genome shotgun sequence genomic window:
- the LOC130480698 gene encoding zinc finger protein 420-like, producing CLECGKSFVQSSDLTKHQRIHTGEKPYKCLQCGKSFAINGQLTVHQRIHTREKPYKCLPCGKSFATKGQLTVHQRIHTGEKPYKCLPCGKSFATKGQLTVHQRIHMDEKPYKCLQCEKSFATKIELTVHQRIHTGEKPYRCLQCGKGFARSSHLIIHQRIHTGEKPYKCLECGRSFARSDNLAAHRRIHTGEKPYKCLECGKCFAYNTHLTVHQRMHTGEKPYKCLDCGKIFAHSGSLANHRRSHTGEKPYKCLECGKSFAWSKDLRTHQHIHTGEKPYKCLECGKSFKQSSALTKHQRIHTGEKPYKCLECGKCFARGSSLTYHQRIHTGEKPYKCLDCGKSFACSVKLRIHQRIHTGEKPYKCLECGKSFAIKTQLTVHQRIHTGKKPYKCLDCGKSFVQSSDLTKHQRIHTGEKPYKCLDCGKSFAQKTQLTYHQHVHAGEKPYKCLDCGKSFGQRGHLATHQRIHTGEKPY from the exons tgcttggagtgtggaaagagctttgttcaGAGTTCAGACCTTACTaaacatcaacgtatccacacaggggagaaaccatataaatgcttgcagtgtggaaagagttttgctaTCAATGGAcaacttactgtccatcaacgtatccacacgagggagaaaccatataaatgcttgccgtgtggaaagagctttgctaccAAGGGAcaacttactgtccatcaacgtatccacactggggagaaaccatataaatgcttgccgtgtggaaagagctttgctaccAAGGGAcaacttactgtccatcagcgtatccacatggacgagaaaccatataaatgcttgcagtgtgaaaagagctttgctACCAAGATAgaacttactgtccatcaacgaatccacactggggagaaaccatatagatgcttgcagtgtggaaaaggCTTTGCTCGGAGTTCACACCTTATTAttcatcaacgtatccacactggtgagaaaccatataaatgcctagaaTGTGGGAGGAGTTTTGCTCGGAGTGACAACCTAGCAGctcatcgacgaatccacacgggggagaaaccatataaatgcttggagtgtggaaagtgctttgccTATAATAcacaccttactgtccatcagcgtatgcacacgggggagaaaccatataaatgcttggattgtggaaagataTTTGCTCATAGTGGTAGCCTAGCTAATCATCGACGaagccacactggggagaaaccatataaatgcttggagtgtggaaagagttttgcttgGAGTAAAGATCTTAGGActcatcaacatatccacactggggagaaaccatataaatgcttggagtgtggaaagagctttaaacAAAGTTCAGCCCTTACtaaacatcagcgtatccacactggggagaaaccatataaatgtttggagtgtggaaagtgttttgCTCGGGGTTCAAGCCTTACTtaccatcaacgtatccacactggggagaaaccttataaatgcttggattgtggaaagagctttgcttgcaGTGTAAAACTTAGGATCCACCAAC gtattcacactggggagaaaccatataaatgcttagagtgtggaaagagctttgctatcAAGACAcaacttactgtccatcaacgtatccacactgggaagaaaccatataaatgcttggattgtggaaagagctttgttcaGAGTTCAGATCTTACTaaacatcaacgtatccacactggggagaaaccatataaatgcttggattgtggaaagagctttgctcagaaaaCACAGCTTACTTACCATCAACATGTGCAtgcaggggagaaaccatataaatgcttggattgtggaaagagctttggtcAGAGAGGTCACCTAGCTACTCATcaacgaatccacactggggagaaaccgtat